A single genomic interval of Devosia oryziradicis harbors:
- a CDS encoding sugar phosphate isomerase/epimerase family protein has protein sequence MTNSISLNLATTRQVWGFAEAVDGCLRAGITAISPWRDQIAAIGLDEAARIVKANNIRVTGVCRGGMFPAETAAGRQANIDDNLRAIDEAAALNADCLVLVVGGLPGSSKDIVGARQMVSDGIAAMLPHAKASGVRIAIEPLHPMYAADRACVNTIDQALDICESLGETVGVAVDVYHVWWDPYLARAIARAGRMKRIFAHHICDWLVPTKDMLLDRGMMGDGVIDLKSIRGMIEAAGYNGPQEVEIFSQDNWWKRPGDDVLAVIKERVASVC, from the coding sequence GGATGGGTGTCTGCGCGCCGGCATCACCGCCATTTCGCCCTGGCGCGACCAGATCGCGGCCATTGGGCTCGATGAGGCGGCGCGGATCGTCAAGGCCAACAATATCCGGGTGACCGGCGTTTGCCGCGGCGGCATGTTCCCCGCCGAAACCGCGGCCGGAAGACAGGCCAATATCGACGACAACCTGCGCGCCATCGATGAAGCGGCGGCGCTCAATGCCGATTGCCTGGTGCTGGTGGTGGGCGGCTTGCCCGGTTCAAGCAAGGACATCGTGGGTGCCCGCCAGATGGTCAGCGATGGCATTGCCGCCATGTTGCCCCATGCCAAGGCCTCGGGCGTGCGCATCGCCATCGAGCCGCTGCATCCCATGTATGCGGCCGATCGCGCCTGCGTGAACACGATCGACCAGGCGCTCGATATCTGCGAGTCGCTGGGCGAGACGGTGGGCGTCGCCGTCGACGTCTATCATGTGTGGTGGGACCCCTACCTTGCCCGCGCCATTGCGCGCGCCGGCCGGATGAAGCGCATCTTCGCCCATCACATCTGTGACTGGCTGGTCCCCACCAAGGATATGTTGCTGGATCGCGGCATGATGGGTGACGGGGTCATCGACCTCAAGTCCATCCGCGGGATGATCGAGGCTGCGGGATATAATGGCCCGCAGGAAGTTGAGATCTTCAGCCAGGATAACTGGTGGAAGCGCCCCGGCGACGACGTGCTCGCCGTTATCAAGGAACGGGTCGCCAGCGTGTGCTAG